AGTGGCAGTTGGTTTGAAATCCCGGTCGTAAATGAAAAAGGCGCTAGGTTAATGAGGCCAGTCGTGTTTTGCGTGGTAATCCAAGCGATTGGCCGCGGGATCATACTGCCAGCCAGCAATTTATATTGATCACGCGCGGATAAGTCGGCGGCAGCAAGGTTGAACATCGTGGTCCTCCAGAAAGTTGGTAACGCGGCAGGTGCGTTAAATTGAGTGGGTCGCATTTGGGTGTGGTCATCAACTTGATTTTTCCCACTATGGTTGCAAGTTTAGCGCAGGCAGTTGGCGGCGTCAAAGTGGAACCATCATTTGGCATCATTGATGTCAGTCATGGCATGTTTTTTAAAGTCATCACAAGGATGTCATTGATCATATAAAAACTGACACCTGAAAAATCGGGTGTCAGTAAGATTTTTTAAGGGAATCAATTAACTGGGATTACTGTTTGAAGCTGACGAGCTGCTGTCTGGTGACGGGGATGGTTGTTCACTAGATGCGTTCGAATTGCCGTCAGTTTGGGACTCGTTTTGACCGTTATTGTTATTTCCATTATGATTGCTACCGCTATTATCAACCGTGCTCTGTTGACTTTCCACACTCGGCTGAACAGAAGGCGCTGGCGCCGCTGATGATGGTGGCTCGCTTGGTTGGCTAACGATGACCGGTGCACTGCTGACAGTGCTTGACTGTGCGTTGGCTGTTTCTTGCGTGGTTTTGAATTTAGCCAGACTGGTTAGCTTTTTCTTCGATTTGCTTAGTGGCAAATTGGTCTCAACATAGCGATAACTGTGCGGTGTTTTGTTTTTCAGCGTAATCGTGTTGTTCAACTCGAATGTGAGCGTCTTGGTGTAGCTTCGAACAGTGCCGGTCGCGCCATCGACTGAATACTGGCGAACGGCAGTCGGCTTATTGTTCTTGTACGTCGTCGCACTTGCATATTCATAAACATTAGCGTGTTCGGATGTCAATGTTAGTTTGCCATTTTTACGCTTAAAACTGCCGGTGTCGTTGACGACAAATGGATGCCCATGAGGATCGAGAATGAGCAGGCGAGTGTAGGTTTGGTCATCTGTCAGCTTAACATAGACGGTTAAGTCATGTTGATCACGGTCTAGATCGATGACCGTGCCCGAAGCCTTATAAGTACCGCTGTTAAATGGGTGTGTGACGGTGACTGAAGGTGAAACACTGCTGCTGGAAGATGTCACCGGTCCTTGAACTTTAGCACCGCGAAGAACGAGCCACATAAAAACAGCTACAAAAATAACCGCGGCACCAATACCGGTGAGCGTGAGATAAAGCGTTCGACGATTCTTGCGAATACGTTCACGTCGCATATTGTGCCTCCTGAAATAAGATGAAAAAGGTTTATTTTAATATAAGGAATGTCCAGTAGAAAGGCAATCTTTTACCAAATGCTTAACCTAACCGTTACACAATGACATCCCCATTAGCAAGAATCAAGGTTTGAATTGGAACATCAAACGGCTCCACAGGCCAAGCCACTTGCGGAAACGCCATCACGGGTGGTACCAGTGTGATCGTGTTGCCGCGATAAGTTGTCAGAAAGCGATCATAATAGCCGCCACCGAAACCGATGCGGTACTTGTCAGCCAGCGAAAAGCCAATGCCAGGCACCAAAATGAGATCAGGGGCGGCATGAATCTGATCGGCTTGATAAGGCGGCTCCGGGATACCAAAAGCACTGGTGATCAGCTTGTTTTTGCCAGGATCAGGTAGGAAAACCATTTGCCGCTTGGGCATGACCCGTGGTAAGTAGACGGCTTTATTGGCGTCGTGGGCCGCCTGAATAATTGGCTCGGTTGGGACTTCAAACGGTCCGCTTACGGTAACACCGATGCTGTGAGCACGTTGCCACATAGGTGTTTGAACTAGTGCGGCCAAAAGCGCTGCACTGGCAGCCTGAGTCGCTTTCTGGACGGCTTTCAGACGTTTTAACTGAAGCGGGCGGAATTCGGCTTTGCTTGGCATAGTGACCTCACTTTGTTTTGAGTAGTTCGCTTAGAACAACGGCTTGGTTATGCGTTTCGTCCTTGGCACCATAGAGCATAATGACTGGCTCTTGTTCATGTTGCTTCAATGTTTTGATGAAGTCTGGCAGGTCAGGATTAGCTGCTAACTCAGCTAAGTACCGCTTCTTGAATTCAGGGTACTTTTCAGGGTCGTGACCAAACCACTTCCGCAACTCAGTGGACGGCGCAATGGTTTTGGCCCATAAATCCAAAGCAGCGTTAACTTTGCTGATGCCCCGTGGCCAAACTCGGTCAACAAGGACACGGAATCCGGATGCTTGCGGTTTTTGGTAGATGCGTTCAAGTGTTACTTTCAAAATCATCACCTCACTGACTATTCTACCAGCCTTGGCAACTAGTGGCCGAATGGGAGGATAGATACGTTATAATAAAAGAGAACGTGAACTGGCGCGTGTAGCAATCCGCGTGTGAGCATTTTGTACGGGATTGGCATCGCGGACAAGGGTGCATACAGAACGGCCTCTGCGCCAGTAAACGCGCTTTAATACGGCCAAGAGGTGTTGAAATGATTACGCGTTATCAGATCCAGCCACGAGGAAATATGCAGGTAACCACAGACGATCAGGCCAACTGGATTCGAGTTTCGGCGCCGTTGCCTCAAGAACTACAGACGCTGGCGACGACATACGGGCTGCCAGCAACCTATCTGGCGGCAGCAACCGATCAACATGAAAATGCACGAGTGGAGGGCTTAAATCCGGCAGATCAGGTACCAGGGTTGATTGTTTTGCGTTACCCAGTTGAAACGACCAGTGAAACGGGGTTTGATCAATACAATACGGTACCTATGACCATGATTCTACTGAATGATCGTGTGATCACGATTACCCACGATCCCTTACAAGCTTTCGATGATTTGGCTCAACAAAAACTTTCTCCTAAGCCTGAAGAGTTTGCACTGGAAGTCCTGTGGTTGGTGCTGCATCAATTCGTGATTGCAATGGACAAGCTGAATGATGAAACCAAGCAAATTGAGCGCAGCTTAGGTAAGGCGGCCAAAAACACGCAACTTTATCAGTTGATGGCCATGCAAAAAGGGCTGGTGTTCTTTGATGCGGCCTTGGATCATTCTGGTACGCTGCTTAAAGCCTTACGCGACGGCGAGCGCTTTTTTAATACGAATGGGTACTTACGGCGGTTGCATGATGTTGAAGTTGAAGTGGTCGAGGCTCAAACGATGGTTCGGATCACCGAGAAGTTGCTGACGCAGTATTCAACTGCCGTGAGTGCCATTGTTTCGAATAATTTAAACTTGATTATGAAGGTGTTAACTAGCATCACAATTATTTTGACGATTCCAACCATTGTGGGTGGTATATATGGCATGAACGTTCGCTTACCGTTTGCCAACGCTTACTGGGCTTTTTGGTGGTTAATCGGCGGCACAGCCATCTTGTGCGGCTTGGCGGCATGGTGGTTGTGGCGTCAGGATTACTTTTAGCATTAGGTACTTTGAAAGTGGGTGTACAAATCCCCGTGACGTATCGCTATCGTCACGGGGATTTTGTGTGCGTCCGTCAGCCTGAGTAGAAACCGGCGCAAGTACGAGGAACGTGATGGCCGGCCTTAATCCTTGCGAACTAGATCCTTATGCGGAGCTTTCTGGGTTGGTGAGGCACGATGTTGCAGACGAATTAGTCCGTTTTCACGACTGACATGACAGCGTTAGTTTGCCGCAAGGATTTGATTAAAGCGCTGCATTGCCGGTGTCAAAACGCGGTCTTTGCGGCGGACAATGGAAATGGTGAAAACCGGCTGTTTTGGATCAGTGAGTTTGACAGCCGCAAGATGGTCATCAGGATTGATGGCGAGATTTGTCAAAAAACCGATACCGACATTTTGCGCCACCATTTGCTTAAGAAGTTGCACATCACCGGTTTGATAGACCACGTTGGGGATGAATGCCGACTGTTGTTGAAACCATGTGAAGGCGCGAGTGTGGACGAAGGCTTCACTGAGCGTCACGAATTTTTGCATCGCCAGTTCCGCGAATCGAACCTTGTCTTTTTGGGCCAACGGATCTGATTCAGGGGTAATAATGACAAATGGCGCCGTGCCGATTTGGCTGATCGTCAAATCTGGCTCCTGTAATGGTCCACTGGCGCCAAGTAAGGCAAAATCAAGATCGCCTTGTTTGATTTGGTTTAGTAAGGCGGCGGATCCTGCTTCAACTGTTTGCAATTGTGGCATTAAGCCGGCGGCAATAAGCTGCGGTGCAATTTTTGGAAAGAAGTAGTTACCAATAATTGGTGGCAAGCCAAATCGAATTTTGTTGGTCTGATCCCACGCAATTTCCTGCTGCGCCAAGGTCAACTGCTGAAGGATCACTTGGGCGTGTGCTGCTAACTGTTTGCCAGCTGACGTGACACCAATGTCGTGATGACGCCGATCACGAATAATGAGTTGCGCTTGAAAACTGTCTTCGAGGCGCTTGATGGCGGTCGTAATCGTTGGTTGACTGACGGCAAACTGCTCTGCTGTTTGTGAAAAGTTGCGGGTCTGCGTTAGCGCCAGAAAATATTCAAAATCGCGTGTGTTCAAAGTGTTACCTCCATGAAACGGTTGATGGGGAATAGAAGACCAATTCTTTGATTAAAGCATATAAAAATATTTTATCACTCCTGCTGGGTTTGACTATAAGATTTGTCGGCGTGTAATGTGACCTGCTGTAAAGAAGAAAGCCCGAGCAATGGCTGGTTGCTAACCGCGCTGGCTCGCGCTCAACTATAACGCGCTCGCAGTCGCAGAAGCTGCGCATAAGGACCTTGAGTCAAAATGGCCAAGATCGGGCCATTTGGGTTCAAGCCCACTTATGTTCCGGTTTCTAAGCGCTTCTGCTCGCGCTCAACTATAACGCGCTCGCAGTCGCAGAAGCTTGTGCATATGGACCTTGAGTCAAAATGGCCAAGATCGAGCCATTTTGACTCAAGCCCACTTATGCTCCAGCTTCTAAGCGCTCTTGCTCGCGCTCACTTAGAAGGAGTGTTGATTTTGAAATATACACCAGAGCAAATTATTAACGATCCGTTTTTAAATAAGGGTACCGCCTTTACTCAAGCAGAACGGAATCAGTATGGCTTGAATGGTTTGTTGCCACCAGCTGTCCAGACCTTGGACCAACAAGTTAAGCAAGCTTATGCTCAGTTAACGACCAAGCCGACTGATCTGGCTAAGCGTCAGTTCTTGATGACGCTTTTTAATGAGAACCATGTGCTGTTCTATAAGCTTTTTTCCGAGCATATCAATGAATTCATGCCGATCGTGTACGATCCAACGATTGCCGATACGATCGAAAATTACAGTGCGCTGTTTGTCAATCCGCAAAACGCCACTTATCTGTCGATTGACGATCCTGATCATATCGAAAGCGCGCTGAAGCATAGTGCCAATGGCCGTGATATTCGCTTGTTAGTCGTTAGTGATGCTGAAGGCATCTTGGAAATCGGCGACTGGGGCACCCAAGGCGTAGATATTTCTGTCGGCAAGCTTATGGTTTATACCGCTGCTGCTGGCATTGATCCGAGTCAAGTTCTCCCGGTTGTGCTGGATGTTGGCACCAATAATGAAGCACTATTGAATGATGATCTTTACTTGGGCAATCGGCATAAGCGGGTATATGGCCCGAAGTATCGTAGCTTTGTTGATCAATTTGTCACCACGGCAGAGAAGCTATTCCCTAATTTGTATCTGCATTTTGAAGACTTTGGTCGCAGTAATGCTGCCGATATTTTAAATGAATACAAAGACCAGATCACCACGTTTAACGACGATATCCAAGGAACAGGGATCATTGTGTTGGCTGGTTTGCTTGGTGCGATGAATATTTCTAAACAGAAGCTGACCGATCAAGTTTATCTGAGCTTTGGTGCCGGAACAGCCGGTGCCGGCATTACCTCGCGGGTATATGAAGCCTTTATCGAAGAAGGCTTAAGTCCTGAAGAAGCCAAAAAGCATTTTTACTTGGTTGATAAACAAGGCTTACTTTTTGATGACATGTCTGACTTGACACCAGAACAGAAGCCATTTGCTCGCAAACGCAGCGAATTTGCAAATGCCGATGCGTTGACGAATCTTGAAGCCGTTGTCAAGGCTGTCCATCCAACTGTCCTAGTTGGGACATCAACCGTGCCTGGAACCTTTACTGAAAGCATTGTTAAAGAAATGGCTGCGCATACGGAACGTCCGATTATTTTCCCGTTGTCCAATCCGACCAAGCTTGCGGAAGCCAAGGCTGACGATTTGATCAAGTGGACAGATGGCCGTGGTCTGATCGCAACTGGTGTACCAGCGGCTAAAGTTGACTATCAAGGTGTCAGCTATGCGATTGGTCAAGCAAATAATGCTTTGGTTTATCCGGGCCTTGGCTTAGGCACCATTGCTTCAACAGCCAAATTTTTGACAGATTCCATGATCTCAGCAGCAGCGCACAGCTTAGGCGGTATTGTTGACCCTGATGAACCTGGTGCAGCGGTATTGCCGCCAGTTTCCAAGCTGGATCAGTTCAGTCAGACTGTGGCAATTGCGGTTGCTGAAGATGCGGTGAAGCATGGCCTGAACCAAAAGCCGATCAAAGATGCTAAACAAGCGGTTGCAAATATGACATGGCAACCAGAATACCGGCCACTGCCGGATTCACTCGAAATGGACTTGGGGGAATAAACGTTGACTGCATTAAGTACATCCATTCAAAGTGTTCTGACGATTGTTTTGCTGATCGTCGTAGGTTATGTGTTGCGGCGGCAAGGACGCTTTGATGATCAATTTGGTAAAACAATTTCTGATTTGTTAATGAAAATCGCCTTGCCAGCATCGATTTTCATCTCGGTCTTGCAACGCCTAACGTTGGATAAGTTGGTGAGTCTATCATCAGGCCTTGTTTATGGCTTTGGTGCCGTCATTTTAGGCTACCTGATCGCTTTCTTACTGGTTTGGTTATTAAAAGTGCGCCCGGGTCGGCGCGGGACGTTCATCAACATGTTTGTGAACGCGAACACCATTTTCATTGGTCTGCCACTTAACCTCGCCTTGTTTGGCGATAAGGCCGTTCCTTATTTTCTCATGTATTATGTGGTGAACACCGTGTCGACATGGACTGTCGGGGCCTTCATCATGGCGTGGGACGATCCAACCCAGAAGAAATCAGAAAAAAGCAGTACTGGCTTCAACTGGAAAAAGTTGTTGCCAGCACCGTTAGTCGGATTCTTAGTCGCTCTGGTTTTCCTGTTGTTGAAGATTCCGTTTATTCACGTCGGTTGGTTAAGCTTTGCAGTGAATGCCCTTGATTATGTGGGCAGTTTGGTCACACCGTTGTCGTTGATTTACATCGGGATTATTTTGGCCGATGCCGGTCTGAAAGCGATCCGCTTTGACCGCGATACCATCGTGGCTTTGATTGGTCGTTTTGTCATTGCGCCTGCATTAATCGCTGGTTTGATTCTGCTGGGGATGCATGCTGGGTTCAACGTACCAGGTCTTGAAGCGCAAACTTTGATCATTCAAGCTGCTGCGCCTGGATTGGCTGTATTGCCAATTCTTGCTACTGAGGCGCATGCCGATGTTGAGTATGCGACAAACGTGGTCACAACATCTACCGTCTTGTTTGTGGTTGTCGTGCCAATTTTGATGATGCTCGTTCAGGGCTTAGCTTAAACGTACGAAAAAAGAAGCCGATCATGGCTTCTTTTTTTGTGCGATTAATGTTGATGAGCTTCTAGATAGGCTAAAGCGCTTGTGTAATCAGGCTCATGTGTCTGTTCGGTGATTAGTTCACGATATTTGACAGTGCCGGTGCCGTCCACGATCCAAACGCTGCGAGCATCGGTGTGATTATCGGCCACAAACAAGCCCATAGCCTTGCCAAAGTCGCCATTTTGATCAGACAACAACTGCATTTTTTTCACGCCTTCAGCGGCACACCACGACTGTTGTTCTTGTGGGGTATTGGTTGAAATTGTATAGAAGTCAGTATGATCAAACGCATCCATATCTTCATTGAAATGTTTGGTTGAGATACTGCAAACGCGTGTGTTGATGTCTGGGACAACGCTGATTAACGTTAATCGCTTGCTTAAATCCTGCGTAGTAACGGGTTTTGCCTGTGCATTAGTAACGGTGAACGTCGGCAACTGCTCGCCGAGTTCGATTGGTGTACCATTCGTTGTTAATGCTTCGCCATGACGGGTTATTTCCAAAGGGCTCACTCCTTATATCGTTAATGTGGAATCGTTCAAGTTCAGTATCAGTGTACCACGATTCTGAATGCCATCAGTGTAGCATGCATTTGGATGAAACGAAATTCAAACAATTAAATTTGCTAAAATTCATTAGCATATATATTGACGCGAATATAATTATTTATGTACATTAACAATAAGCAAAATCATGCCAGATTTTTACAATTGACGTAATCGGAAATGTTAGCGAGCAAATAACCGGCACTTCAGGTGCGAGAAGGAGGTGGTCGAATGGAACAAGCATTGGTTGTTTACGCTTCGGAGACAGGGTTCACGCAACGGTTTGCCCTTGGCATTGCCCAGGCACTGCATTGTGAATTAATTGACGTGCAATTTGTCACCACTGCAGACCTGCAAAAACGCAAAATTATCATCTATGGCGGCCATCTCGTAGGTGAAAAAGTCTTGGGTCTAAAGGCCTTCTACCGCGAATTTCACCAGTCTTTACCTGATCAGTTGATAGTCTTTGGTAGCGGGATTATCCGACGGGAACAAGTGGCAATTAAGCAAATCAAGCTACAGTATCAGAACCGCTGCGTCATGCCTATCGATTTTTATTACTTACAAGGCCAACCCAAGCTAAGTCAAATGAACCTTTTTCGGCGTATCCAGACGAGCCTTGCTTTAAAACAATTAGGCGCCAGTCATTGCCCGGCAATTCATGAAACCATTCAACCTCTTTTGAGGGCAGTGGTGCGCTTGTTGGATC
This genomic window from Lacticaseibacillus paracasei subsp. paracasei contains:
- a CDS encoding magnesium transporter CorA family protein, giving the protein MITRYQIQPRGNMQVTTDDQANWIRVSAPLPQELQTLATTYGLPATYLAAATDQHENARVEGLNPADQVPGLIVLRYPVETTSETGFDQYNTVPMTMILLNDRVITITHDPLQAFDDLAQQKLSPKPEEFALEVLWLVLHQFVIAMDKLNDETKQIERSLGKAAKNTQLYQLMAMQKGLVFFDAALDHSGTLLKALRDGERFFNTNGYLRRLHDVEVEVVEAQTMVRITEKLLTQYSTAVSAIVSNNLNLIMKVLTSITIILTIPTIVGGIYGMNVRLPFANAYWAFWWLIGGTAILCGLAAWWLWRQDYF
- a CDS encoding AEC family transporter; its protein translation is MTALSTSIQSVLTIVLLIVVGYVLRRQGRFDDQFGKTISDLLMKIALPASIFISVLQRLTLDKLVSLSSGLVYGFGAVILGYLIAFLLVWLLKVRPGRRGTFINMFVNANTIFIGLPLNLALFGDKAVPYFLMYYVVNTVSTWTVGAFIMAWDDPTQKKSEKSSTGFNWKKLLPAPLVGFLVALVFLLLKIPFIHVGWLSFAVNALDYVGSLVTPLSLIYIGIILADAGLKAIRFDRDTIVALIGRFVIAPALIAGLILLGMHAGFNVPGLEAQTLIIQAAAPGLAVLPILATEAHADVEYATNVVTTSTVLFVVVVPILMMLVQGLA
- a CDS encoding DUF488 domain-containing protein: MILKVTLERIYQKPQASGFRVLVDRVWPRGISKVNAALDLWAKTIAPSTELRKWFGHDPEKYPEFKKRYLAELAANPDLPDFIKTLKQHEQEPVIMLYGAKDETHNQAVVLSELLKTK
- a CDS encoding malolactic enzyme, with the protein product MKYTPEQIINDPFLNKGTAFTQAERNQYGLNGLLPPAVQTLDQQVKQAYAQLTTKPTDLAKRQFLMTLFNENHVLFYKLFSEHINEFMPIVYDPTIADTIENYSALFVNPQNATYLSIDDPDHIESALKHSANGRDIRLLVVSDAEGILEIGDWGTQGVDISVGKLMVYTAAAGIDPSQVLPVVLDVGTNNEALLNDDLYLGNRHKRVYGPKYRSFVDQFVTTAEKLFPNLYLHFEDFGRSNAADILNEYKDQITTFNDDIQGTGIIVLAGLLGAMNISKQKLTDQVYLSFGAGTAGAGITSRVYEAFIEEGLSPEEAKKHFYLVDKQGLLFDDMSDLTPEQKPFARKRSEFANADALTNLEAVVKAVHPTVLVGTSTVPGTFTESIVKEMAAHTERPIIFPLSNPTKLAEAKADDLIKWTDGRGLIATGVPAAKVDYQGVSYAIGQANNALVYPGLGLGTIASTAKFLTDSMISAAAHSLGGIVDPDEPGAAVLPPVSKLDQFSQTVAIAVAEDAVKHGLNQKPIKDAKQAVANMTWQPEYRPLPDSLEMDLGE
- a CDS encoding LysR substrate-binding domain-containing protein; the encoded protein is MNTRDFEYFLALTQTRNFSQTAEQFAVSQPTITTAIKRLEDSFQAQLIIRDRRHHDIGVTSAGKQLAAHAQVILQQLTLAQQEIAWDQTNKIRFGLPPIIGNYFFPKIAPQLIAAGLMPQLQTVEAGSAALLNQIKQGDLDFALLGASGPLQEPDLTISQIGTAPFVIITPESDPLAQKDKVRFAELAMQKFVTLSEAFVHTRAFTWFQQQSAFIPNVVYQTGDVQLLKQMVAQNVGIGFLTNLAINPDDHLAAVKLTDPKQPVFTISIVRRKDRVLTPAMQRFNQILAAN
- the tpx gene encoding thiol peroxidase, translating into MEITRHGEALTTNGTPIELGEQLPTFTVTNAQAKPVTTQDLSKRLTLISVVPDINTRVCSISTKHFNEDMDAFDHTDFYTISTNTPQEQQSWCAAEGVKKMQLLSDQNGDFGKAMGLFVADNHTDARSVWIVDGTGTVKYRELITEQTHEPDYTSALAYLEAHQH
- a CDS encoding flavodoxin domain-containing protein, with the translated sequence MEQALVVYASETGFTQRFALGIAQALHCELIDVQFVTTADLQKRKIIIYGGHLVGEKVLGLKAFYREFHQSLPDQLIVFGSGIIRREQVAIKQIKLQYQNRCVMPIDFYYLQGQPKLSQMNLFRRIQTSLALKQLGASHCPAIHETIQPLLRAVVRLLDQANL
- a CDS encoding 5-formyltetrahydrofolate cyclo-ligase, giving the protein MPSKAEFRPLQLKRLKAVQKATQAASAALLAALVQTPMWQRAHSIGVTVSGPFEVPTEPIIQAAHDANKAVYLPRVMPKRQMVFLPDPGKNKLITSAFGIPEPPYQADQIHAAPDLILVPGIGFSLADKYRIGFGGGYYDRFLTTYRGNTITLVPPVMAFPQVAWPVEPFDVPIQTLILANGDVIV